ATAACAAAGAAACCATGGAAGACAACACAAATAGTGAGAAAACAGAAAAACTAATTTTGAGGAAACCCAGAGAGAGATGGAGGGAAAACCTAGGTGGGAATAACACCTTGCTGCTCACGGAACCTGAACCTTAAGACTGTAACACTAGAGTACTATACAATTACACTGCTCAAGtatgggtggaagggaaggaagaggcaggCACTGTATATGTGACCTAGTATAATAGTGTGGAGGACTATTGTACTAAAAATATCTAAAGTTGCTGAATTAGTTGTTTATTTGCAAAATTAACATGAATTTAGGGCCACAAGGAGAAAAGCACTGGAAGTTCTATGATTGCAAttcccagttgttgttttttaatgcaaTCATCTAGTTTAGCAGTACCAATTCTGATCAGGATTTGGGCACACCGGGGTCAGGGGGAGAGTTGAAACTTCTTCCCTGTATCACTTTCCCAGACTGAAATGTCTGTTGGAAACTACTGGAGCAAACACAAGTAACTGACCTGAAAGATTCCCCCTCAGCTTGGCTCTCAGACAGAGGATAAGAACAATGAATTCACCGGTTACCTGTTTGAAGAGCAAAGCATGCACTCATTTGCGTATGTTACTCCATCAGTCCCACAGACTGGATTAAAGTTCCTTGGGCATCCAGGCAAACCATACAAACTGCACTGGGGCTGCAAAGAAAACCGATTTGCTGACATTTACCAAAAAAGCATATTTTTAGAATACTTGAAATACAGATCAATCATTCTCTAAAGCCCACTTTGCCAGTGTCACAGAACTAGGGAACAATTCACAGAATTAAGTGGACCTGTGCAGCATTCAGCATGTCATAACGTGGGAAAGTTCACTGTGTATTCAGTCTGCAGTTCAACTCCCACGTATCAATTGTCCACTCACTTTGCTTTCTGAAGCTCAGTAGCTGCGCTATCAATGCAAGTTGAAGGTTGTACTGAGCACACGATGAACCAATTATCGAACTGCTCAGGGTCAATGAAACTATGGGTCTCGACAGGGTAATTCAGTCTTGGGAAGGCTGTGCAGTGTAACAGCTGTGAAAGGACTGAACATACACTGGGAAGACCTCAGTTCAGCACCTTAATTACTGGGAGATTTTAGTTCAAATCAGTTCCCATTAGCCGACTGTTACTTCACAGGGTAACCTGCAAGGAAAACCCAGCACctcaaaagaataaataaaataaacacaaactcACCCCTTCTTAAGGTTTGTGGAACAGCGATGTAACATTGCATGATGAAAACTGACATTGTATAGCATTGAGTCGGACTGCTAATATTGACAGAATAGGGAAATTTATTTCCCTATTCATAAaacaatgtttatatttttgtcctATTCTCCATCCAAAAAGTGGCTTTTGGAgccacaattaaaacatttcaaaaatgtgtTACAGTGCCACTCCAAAGGCCTCCAAGTATCAGATTATCCATGACGCATATAGATCAAGGAATATCTGCACTTACATaggccagtatggtgtagtagttagtgtCGGACTAggtcacagtggtggcaaacctttggcactccagatgttatggtctacaattcccatcagcccctgccagcatggccaattggccatgctggcagggaagacTGATGAGCCAGCAGTCCATCCTTATCTGGAAGGTGCCAAAGAACCACCAGGAGACTAGAatctggggagacccaggttcgaatcccccttctgccatggaaacttgctgactggccttgggccagtctcacacacattcagcctagcctaccccatagggttgttatgaggataaaacagaggaaacaacaaaagccactttgggtccctactggggagaaaatctTTCCATTGAGGAAcgaatgaagcaaataaataaaaaaaacctcacaataAGCCTCTGgaccatttattattattattaagtttaTATACCcttaggggctcagggcagttcacatcaataaatacattaaaacattgaCTGTGCTCTGAAAAGCTGGGCAGCACACTTTGAAAGGTGGAAAGTGATCCCAGAGGCGTTTAAAGGGCATTTTAAGAAGGGGGTAGTGGACTTCTGGGGAAATGGCACTTTCCTGCAGTTGAGCCTCTCGGGGGTTCCTAACCATTCTTGCTGAAAGGAGCAATTTTCCTGGCTCAAAGAGCGAGTTTTTCCTCAGCTCACCCTTCCTCAGATATTGGGGGCCTAAAATCCAACAGGTGGACTAGACAGGGCTTCATATAGACCCACTAGTTCAGGGGAAACCTAGGATTAGCAAGCCCATGTGAGCAGTGAGCCTTCAGAAGTAgactcccccctttcttttgtaatatttcttttcctctctattttttcagttcttttatttttaaaattgtattattattgtttgtttatgtttgttAATGTTTACTTGttatgtttgtttatgtttacttttccccattcttttcttctttcatttctgtAATTTCTTGtcgataaaataaaaattatttttaaaaagaaggggagTAGTATAATACACTAaggaccccccccacacacacacacacctgattcACTGTAGCAACTGTACTTGTTATTGTATCAAGGGATGGGAAGAAGGTAGGAATTCTCTATCCCCCTTCTCATATACCCTTTAACTCACCACAGAGTCCCCCTTCCCCAGAGGAAGGATCAACAAAAGCCCTAGAAGGACAAAAAAGTTTCATTAACAAACATCCCCATTCCTTCCCGCAGCAGCCTCACTTACTTCCCGCCAATACCCAAAACACACAGAAACTCCAGACAAGATTTAATtagtcaaaataaaacaaagcaccTAAATGACTTGCACCGTTTATCCCAGCAGAAAAGTTCATGCACTAAAGAGCCTCCTTTGCCgaggaaataaaacaggggccttttaaagcatttttattccAGTGCAAGCTTTGATGCTCAGACTCATGAAAGCTTGTGCTGGATTCAACATCGTCAGTTTTTAAAGATACACTAAAAAAGCAACAGGgagtaacaccccccccctcccccaaaataaacAAGGATGCAATtggaagaaaattaattttattcaattaTACTGTCCCTACGTGTTTCACC
The DNA window shown above is from Sphaerodactylus townsendi isolate TG3544 linkage group LG07, MPM_Stown_v2.3, whole genome shotgun sequence and carries:
- the SPINK2 gene encoding serine protease inhibitor Kazal-type 2, whose amino-acid sequence is MRGSVPFLWLVSGLLLILPLGKGDSVPQCSLYGLPGCPRNFNPVCGTDGVTYANECMLCSSNREEKKNVQIASKGPC